Below is a genomic region from Candidatus Hydrogenedentota bacterium.
ACGATTTTTGACAGAGAAGAAGAATCAACTGCCACCCACGAGGGAGAAGAAGAAACGACGGCGTCTTGTTGTGCTGTAAAGCCCGTTGCGGATACGGTCGAAAAAACTTCTTTTCTACGTTCCATACCCGAAGCATTCCGCTACGGCTTGGAAACCTTGCCCCGCGATATTGCCCGGCCTTTAGTGGTGGGCATTATTTTAGCGGGAATGATTTCCGCCTTGCTTCCCTCCGGATTGCTGAAACCTTATATTGGCGGCGGATTCTTGTCCATGGTCGTCATGACCGTTATCGGTATCCCCCTTTATGTCTGTGCCACGGCCTCTATTCCCGTAGCCTTGGGCTTTATTCACCTTGGCGCTTCACCGGGCGCGGCCCTTGCCTTCCTTATCGCCGGCCCTGCGACCAATGCCGCCGCGATTGCCACGGTTTGGAAAATGCTGGGAAGAAGAGTAACGTATATTTATCTTTTTACCGTGGCAACAGGCGCGATCATCTCCGGTCTGTTTTATGATGCCTTGGTGAAACAGTCGTGGATTTCCAGCTTCGCGGAAAACCATGTCCATGATCATGATATGGGCTTGACTTGGTTTAACATTGCGGCGGCCATCGTGCTCGGGATTGTGATTCTTAATAGCGTTTATGGATCCCGTGTGCGGGCGTTTATCTTCAAGAGTGATGCCGCTGAATCCGAAACGGCCTCCGATGAACCGGCTATTGAGTTATCCATAACCGGGATGAGTTGTGGTTTT
It encodes:
- a CDS encoding SO_0444 family Cu/Zn efflux transporter encodes the protein MKEILLSVIEETVIVAGQMSLYLLFGFLVAGFLYILAPSTWIQRHLGGKGFIPVLKSVALGVPLPLCSCGVIPVMASIRKQGAGKGASTGFLIATPQTGVDSILATWGMLGPVMGIIRPLLALVTGLTGGILTTIFDREEESTATHEGEEETTASCCAVKPVADTVEKTSFLRSIPEAFRYGLETLPRDIARPLVVGIILAGMISALLPSGLLKPYIGGGFLSMVVMTVIGIPLYVCATASIPVALGFIHLGASPGAALAFLIAGPATNAAAIATVWKMLGRRVTYIYLFTVATGAIISGLFYDALVKQSWISSFAENHVHDHDMGLTWFNIAAAIVLGIVILNSVYGSRVRAFIFKSDAAESETASDEPAIELSITGMSCGFCANTVTDSLKSVSGVSGVDVDLQKGRAKIRGSVAD